One Saccharomyces kudriavzevii IFO 1802 strain IFO1802 genome assembly, chromosome: 4 genomic region harbors:
- the LYS21 gene encoding homocitrate synthase LYS21 (similar to Saccharomyces cerevisiae LYS20 (YDL182W) and LYS21 (YDL131W); ancestral locus Anc_7.295): MSGNNEFQSVTESTTAPTTSNPYGPNPADYLSNVKNFQLIDSTLREGEQFANAFFDTEKKIEIARALDDFGVDYIELTSPVASEQSRKDCEAICKLGLKAKILTHIRCHMDDARVAVQTGVDGVDVVIGTSKFLRQYSHGKDMNYIAKSAVEVIEFVKSKGIEIRFSSEDSFRSDLVDLLNIYKTVDKIGVNRVGIADTVGCANPRQVYELVRTLKSVVHCDVECHFHNDTGCAIANAYTALEGGARLIDVSVLGIGERNGITPLGGLMARMIVAAPDYVKSKYKLHKIRDIENLVADAVEVNIPFNNPITGFCAFTHKAGIHAKAILANPSTYEILDPHDFGMKRYIHFANRLTGWNAIKSRVDQLNLNLTDDQIKEVTAKIKRLGDVRPLNIDDVDSIIKDFHAELGTPILKPVNKGIDDENMDLSNGHASKKAKVAK; this comes from the coding sequence ATGTCTGGAAATAACGAATTTCAAAGTGTCACTGAATCGACTACTGCCCCAACCACTAGCAACCCATACGGTCCAAATCCTGCGGATTACCTTTCCAATGTTAAGAATTTTCAACTGATTGATTCAACCTTGAGAGAAGGTGAACAATTTGCCAACGCATTCTTCGATAccgaaaagaagattgaAATCGCCAGGGCTTTGGATGATTTTGGTGTGGACTACATCGAGTTGACTTCACCCGTGGCATCTGAACAGTCCAGAAAGGACTGTGAGGCCATCTGTAAACTAGGCTTGAAGGCCAAAATTCTAACCCATATCCGTTGTCATATGGACGATGCCAGAGTTGCCGTACAGACTGGTGTCGACGGTGTCGATGTGGTCATCGGTACCTCCAAGTTTCTGAGACAGTATTCCCACGGTAAGGACATGAACTACATTGCCAAAAGTGCTGTGGAAGTTATTGAATTTGTCAAATCCAAGGGCATCGAAATTAGATTCTCTTCTGAAGACTCCTTCAGAAGTGACCTGGTTGACCTTTTGAACATCTACAAAACTGTTGACAAGATCGGTGTAAATAGAGTCGGTATTGCCGATACCGTGGGTTGTGCTAACCCAAGACAAGTGTATGAACTTGTCagaactttgaaaagtGTTGTCCACTGTGACGTCGAGTGTCATTTCCATAACGATACCGGTTGCGCCATCGCGAACGCTTACACAGCCTTGGAAGGTGGTGCTAGATTGATCGACGTTAGTGTACTGGGCATTGGTGAAAGAAACGGTATCACTCCTCTCGGTGGTCTAATGGCAAGAATGATCGTTGCCGCACCAGACTATGTTAAATCCAAGTACAAGCTGCACAAGATCAGAGACATCGAAAATCTGGTGGCAGACGCCGTGGAGGTCAATATCCCATTCAACAACCCTATTACCGGGTTCTGTGCATTCACTCATAAAGCTGGTATCCATGCCAAGGCCATTCTAGCGAATCCATCTACCTACGAGATTCTGGACCCTCACGATTTCGGTATGAAGAGGTATATTCACTTCGCTAACAGATTAACAGGTTGGAACGCCATCAAATCAAGAGTTGACCAACTGAACTTGAATTTGACAGATGATCAGATTAAAGAAGTCACGGCTAAAATCAAGAGGCTGGGTGATGTGAGACCGCTAAATATTGATGATGTAGATTCCATTATCAAGGACTTCCATGCCGAATTGGGTACCCCAATTTTGAAACCGG